Genomic DNA from Streptomyces sp. AM 2-1-1:
GGCACGCCGCCGTCCGGCCGCACCCTGCTTCCGGGCGGTCGCCGGATCGCCGACGACCTGGTTCAGCGCCTCGGCGAGCCGGAGTTCGAACCGCTCCGGTTCCCTCTCGTCGTAGGGGACGAGTACCCCCGTATGCCCGTCGTCCACCACTTCGGGGATACCGCCTACCGCGGAGGCGACCACGGGGGTGCCGCACGCCATCGCTTCCAAATTGACGATGCCGAGCGGCTCGTACACCGACGGGCAGACGAACACGGCCGCGTGGGTCAGGAGTTGGACGACGTCGGGCCGGTCGAGCATCTGCGGGATCCAGTGCACGCCCTTGCGGCCGGCGCTCAACTCCTCGTGGGCGAGACGGAACTCCTCGGCGAGTTCGGGGGTGTCGGGCGCTCCGGCGCAGAGCACCAGCTGGGTGCCGGGATCCAGCAGCCGTGCGGCGCGCAGCAGGTGCGGGACGCCCTTCTGGCGGGTGATGCGTCCGACGAACAGGACGTAGGGCCGGTCAGGATCGATGCCGAACCGGCGCAGGACGTCCGTGCCGGGGTCGGGGGCGTAGAGGCGGGTGTCGATGCCGTTGTGGATGACCCGCACCCGGGCCGCGTCGAGTTCCGGGTAGCAGGCCAGGATGTCGGCGCGCATGCCGTGCGACACCGCGACGACCGCGTCCGCGGAAGCGAGGGCGGTGCGCTCGGCCCATCCCGAGAGGGCGTATCCGCCGCCCAGTTGTTCGGCCTTCCACGGGCGCAGGGGTTCCAGGGAGTGGCAGGTGACCACGTGCGGGATGCCGTGCTGGAGCTTGGCGAGATGGCCGGCGAGATTGGTGTACCAGGTGTGCGAGTGGACCAGGTCCCGGTCGCCGAGGGCGGCGGCCATCGACAGGTCGACCGAGAACGCCCGCAACGCGTCGTTGGCGTCCGCCGGGAGCGCGGGCCGGTGCCAGTGCACGTCCTCCTCCCGGCCGTCGGGCTCGCCCCAGGCGTGCACGGCGAGATCGACCAGTGGCCGAAGTTCGCGCGCCAGGAACTCCACATGGACACCGGCGCCGCCGTACACGCCGGGGGGATATTCGCGGGTGAGCAGTCCGACCCTCATGCCTTGATGGTCACTCACCCGGGGCGTACGCGGAAGACCCCCTCACGGGTCGGCGGTGGTGTCGGTCACCGTCGGCGTACGTCGGGTGGCTTTCCGGAGTCCCTCCGGCGGCCCGTCCGAAGGAGGACTACCGTCGAAGGAAGGACGTCGCGGCCCCGCCCGTACTACGGAGGCAGTACGCCGGATCGCTCCCTCGGGACGACGACTCGGCGGCCTGCGGAGGACATTGTGGTCCCATGAGTTCCCTCGTGCTTTCGGTACTGCTGTCCCTGGTCTCCGCGGTCGCCTACGCGGCCGGGGCGATCGTGCAGGAGCGGGTGGCCTCCGGCGGGGACGGGCGCTCGTACGCGCCCCTGCGCAACGCCGCCTGGTGGGCGGCGGTGGGGCTCAACGCGGTCGGGGCGCTGCTGCACGTGGTCGCGCTCGCCTACGGCCCGCTCAGCCTCGTCCAGCCGCTCGGGGCGCTGACGATCGTCTTCGTGCTGCCGATGGCCGCGCTCTTCGTCGGGCGCAGGACCGGGCGCACGGCGTGGCGCGGCGCCGTCATGGCGACGGTGGGGCTGGCCGGTCTGCTGGCGCTCACCGGGAGCGCCGAGTCGCACGCCCTGGGCCGTGCGGACCAGCTGCTTCTGGCGGCCGCGACCTCCGGTGCGGTGGCCGCGCTGTTCCTGGCGGGCCAGGGTCTGGGTGCCCAGCGGCCCATGATGCGCGGTGTGGTGCTGGCGACCGGCGCGGGGGTGTCGTTCGGGATGGCCTCGGTGTTCACCAAGACGGTGGCGGTCGAGTGGACGTCCGGCGCGCTGCGGGAAGGTCTGCCGTCGCTGTTGGTGATAGCGGTGTTCGCCGCCGCGGGTCTGCTGCTCTCCCAGGCGGCGTATCACGGTGCGGGGCTGACCGCGCCCCTCGCCACCGTGACGGTGGTGAACCCGGTGGTCGCCGCGGTGGTCGGTCTCACCCTCTTCGGGGAGCACTTCCGCTTCGGACTGCTGGGCACACTGCTGGCGGTGGGGAGCGGTGCGCTGGCCGCGGCCGGGCTGGTGCTGCTGACGACGCAGCGGCTGGCGTCCGAGCGTCAGGACGGCAGGCCCACCGACGGGACGGCGGCCGCCGCCCCGCGACCCCGGTCCGACGGGCCGCGGAAGGGGACGCGGGGCCCGTCGGTACTGCCGGATCCCGCGGACGGGTCCGGGCCGCCGTCCGGCCCGGGTACGGCGGAGCGGACGTGGGACGAGCGCCCGCACCCCTCCGTGGGGGGCCGGACGGCTCCGGGAGCAGCTCTCAGACCGTGACTCCGCCGGCCCTCAGATAGGCGAGCGGGTCCACGTCGGAGCCGTAGCCGGGGCCGGTCCGGATCTCGAAGTGGAGGTGCGGGCCGGTGCTGTTGCCGGTCGAGCCGGAGCGGGCGATCCGCTGGCCGGCGGTGACCGGCTGGCCCGCGCGCACGTTCAGGGCGGAGAGGTGGGCGTACTGGCTGTACCTGCCGTCGGTGTGGCGGACGACGACCTCGTAGCCGTACGCACCGGCCCAGCCGGCGGAGACGACGGTGCCCTTGGCCACCGCCTTCACCGATGTACCGGTGGCGACCGGGAAGTCGACGCCGGTGTGGTAGCCGCTCGACCACGACCCGGACTGGTGGTACGGGGTCCCGGTGGAGGCCTGTACGGGGGCGACCATGGAGGAGGCCTTCACGGGGGGCCTGGGCGCGGTCGCCGTCTTCGGCGTGTCCTTCTCCGCGGCGGGTTTGGCGGCCGGCTTGGCGGGCGCGGGCTTGGCGGGCGCGTGCCTGGCGGGCGCGGGCTTCGCGGGCGCGGGCTTCGCGGGCGCGTGTTTGGCGGGCGCGGGCTCCGTGTCCGGCTGGGCGGATGGTTCCGGTACTGCGGTCTTCGGGGCCGTGGCCTTGGGGGCGGTCGTCATCGGCGATGCGGCCGCAGTGCC
This window encodes:
- the glgA gene encoding glycogen synthase, coding for MRVGLLTREYPPGVYGGAGVHVEFLARELRPLVDLAVHAWGEPDGREEDVHWHRPALPADANDALRAFSVDLSMAAALGDRDLVHSHTWYTNLAGHLAKLQHGIPHVVTCHSLEPLRPWKAEQLGGGYALSGWAERTALASADAVVAVSHGMRADILACYPELDAARVRVIHNGIDTRLYAPDPGTDVLRRFGIDPDRPYVLFVGRITRQKGVPHLLRAARLLDPGTQLVLCAGAPDTPELAEEFRLAHEELSAGRKGVHWIPQMLDRPDVVQLLTHAAVFVCPSVYEPLGIVNLEAMACGTPVVASAVGGIPEVVDDGHTGVLVPYDEREPERFELRLAEALNQVVGDPATARKQGAAGRRRAVEEFGWDRVAGRTAELYRELRTTSG
- a CDS encoding DMT family transporter, whose amino-acid sequence is MSSLVLSVLLSLVSAVAYAAGAIVQERVASGGDGRSYAPLRNAAWWAAVGLNAVGALLHVVALAYGPLSLVQPLGALTIVFVLPMAALFVGRRTGRTAWRGAVMATVGLAGLLALTGSAESHALGRADQLLLAAATSGAVAALFLAGQGLGAQRPMMRGVVLATGAGVSFGMASVFTKTVAVEWTSGALREGLPSLLVIAVFAAAGLLLSQAAYHGAGLTAPLATVTVVNPVVAAVVGLTLFGEHFRFGLLGTLLAVGSGALAAAGLVLLTTQRLASERQDGRPTDGTAAAAPRPRSDGPRKGTRGPSVLPDPADGSGPPSGPGTAERTWDERPHPSVGGRTAPGAALRP